CAACCTGGAAACAGCAAAGCTGAACGGCGCAAACCTGACACGGGCAACACTGCAACAAACTCTATTGCGCCAGGCTGATTTCACTGACGCCAATATGCAAGCCATCAACGGCTGGGCCATGTATGCCCAGGCGGCAAAATTCAACAATGCTGATCTGCGCGGCGCGTCTTTGGACTTTGCGCGTATATCCGCCTCAAAGCTGCAAAATGCCAACCTTGAAGCTGCCAGTCTGGAAATGACCTTCATGAACAAGGTTGACCTCAAAGACGCCAACCTCAAAAACGCCAACATGCAAGAAGTTAAGCTCGCCGGAGCCAATCTGGCTGGGGCTGACTTGACCGGGAGCCTGCTGCGCTTCAGCAACTTCCAGGGTGCCAATATGGACGGATGCACCGCCTGCCCGACGGGGTGGGACTGACACGGTTGTCAGCGCAGCGCCCTACTACCGGTGGTAAGGCGCTGCGGATGCAATGACTACGAACGCAACACACCCTCGCGCATGTGCAGCACCTCATCACCGAATACCTCCGCGTCACGGTCGTCATGGCTAATCAACAATAACGGTATCCGCAGGCTACGCTGCAGCTGATCCAACTCATTACGCAAATGCTCACGCAAGCCCACGTCCAACGCGGCAAAGGGTTCGTCCAGCAGTAATACGCGGGGCATGGATACCAACGCACGGGCTAATGCCACGCGCTGTCTCTGCCCACCAGATAACCGCGCCGGAAGCTCGTGGGCTAAGCCCGTTAACTGCATGCGCTCCAGCCAGTGATCAACCTGCACATGCGCGCCCCGAGCCGCTGGGTTAAACCACCCCCGGGCCAAGCCAAAGGCAATGTTCTGCCTGACATTAAGATGCGGAAACAGCGCGTAATCTTGAAATACGTAGCCCATGTGGCGGCTCTGCGGTGCAAGGTTGACGCCTCCCACACGATCGAACACGGTTTCACCGGCCACTCGAATGTGCCCTTCGTCTGCCTGCATAAGACCGGCAATGGTCTTCAGCAGCAGGCTTTTACCTGCGCCTGAGGGGCCAAATATCACCACGCGGGCTGCCGCAGTCGCGAACTCCACCTGCAAGTCAAAACAACGCTCGGGGCTGATCAGGGTTTTGCGTAGTGCCACCTCAAAGATCATCGCGGCAACTCCAGCGGCTTTCGCGACAATCGACTGGCGAGCAGCAACGCCACCACACAGATCAGTGATGTAAACAGCACCAGGGTATTGGCCAGATCATCCTGCCCGGCCTGCACGGCCTCATAGATGGCCAGTGACAGCGTCTGGGTCTTGCCGGGAATGCTACCGGCAACCATCAGCGTGGCCCCGAACTCCCCCAACGCCCGTGCAAAGGCTAGCAGAATGCCCGCCAGAATGCCGCGCCAGGCCAAGGGCAAGGTGATACGAAAAAAGATGCCCAGCTCACTGACACCCAGTACGCGACCAGCCTGCTCCAGTTGCCGGTCAACGCCCTCAAACGCTGTCCGTGCCGGTTTGAACACCAGCGGGAACGCCACAATGGAAGCCGCGATCACCGCTCCCTGCCATGAGAAAATCAGGCGAATGCCAAACACCTCATTCAGCCAACTGCCCAACCAGCCCTGCTGCCCTAACAGCACCAGCAGGTAGTAGCCCAGAACAGTTGGCGGCAACACCATCGGCAAGGTCAGCAACGTATCCAGCAGGTCTCGACCGGGGAAACGCCCCCGCGCCAACAGATAGCCCACCGCGACGCCAACAAGAGTGGCCAGCAAGGTGGCGCAGCCCGCCACTTGCAGCGACAGGAGAAACGGGCTCCACACCACACTCATCAACGTACCTCAGCCATACGAATAAAGCCGTGCTTTTGCAGAATGGCTTGGCCTTGTTCCGATCCCACAAATGCCTGAAAGCGCGCGGCTTCGTCTTGCTGCTGACTGCTGCGCACGGTGGCCATCGGGTAAAGTGGTGGCGCTGCTAGGGGGACCGCAAAGGCGACGCTGACCTTACCGGCGGCCTCCTTCACATCACTGCTGTACACAAAGGCGGCATCCACTTCCCCCTGTGCGGCATAAGCCAGGGCCTGACGTACATTCTGCGTATTAATCAGCAAGGGCTGAATACCCTGCCACAACCCCGCCGACTCCAGCGCCGTCTGAGCATAGCGACCAGCCGGTACGGCATCCGGATTGCCGATGGCAATGCGCTTAACACCACCGGCCAGTAAGTCCTTAAGGGTCGAGGGATTATCTGTAACGCCTTGAGGCACGATCAGAACCAAGGCATTGCCTGCAAAGTCGACCCTGGAACCGGGACTTATCAGCCCCTGCTGCTCGGCACTGTCCATAGTCTGCTGATCAGCTACGGCCAGCACATCCACCGGCGCCCCTTTGGCGACCTGCTGTAACAACACACCGGATGCCGCGAAGTTGAGCAGAACCTGTGTGTGCGGATGGGTTTGCTGATACGCGCTGGCGATTTCACTAAAGGCCTGATTCAGGCTGGCCGCTGCCGACACCATCAACTCCCCGGCCTGGGCAGATGAGCAGAGCAGCATCAGCAGCAATGATCGAAACAGAAGCACGCCTATACTCCCGGTAAATTGCAGAGCGTATAAGACGCTATCTGCCAGTGAAATTAAACAGCCTGATTGCAATCAAAGCCTGGGGCCAGCCAACGCTGTACCGTCCTGCAGGCACGTTTGCCTGACTGGATCTGCCATCCCAACCCGCCCGTAACGCTGTATGTATTAAAGGAGAAACCATGCTGACCGATGCCGCTCTCCAGCAGCGCCTGCGCCAGCACCACTTGTTTGAACACCTGCCGGAAGCTTTGTTTCAGCACGTATGCCAACGGGCCTTGTACCGGCACATTGAAACAGCCGCTGTGCTGTTCCACCAAGCGGCTGCAGCAGAGCGTTTTTACCTGCTTTTAAGCGGCCAAATCGCCCTCACCCGTGTGTTGCAGGAAGGTCAGGAAAAACTGGTGGAAGTAATCACGCCCGGTGAATGTTTTGCCGAAGCCCTGATGTTTAACGGCAGCCCCAACTACCCGGTGACAGCTACTGCCTACAAGAGCAGTGAATTGATCAGTATCGACGCGCAGCACTTCCGCTCCCTGCTGGAGGGGCAGCCCAATGTCTGCCTGGCGCTACTCGGCAGTCTGAGCATTCGACTGCACCAACGCCTGAATGAGATCGACACCCTCACCCAGGCCAGCGCGAGTCGCCGTGTGGTGAGGTTTTTGTGTCAGGAGGCACAAGCACACAACGATCACATCCAGCTCAAGGTATCGAAACGGCTGATTGCCTCTCAGCTGGGGATTCAGCCCGAGACGTTCTCACGGATACTTCACCGATTAGTCGAAGCCGGGCTGATTCAGATGGAGCGCAGGCTAATCCGTGTGCCGGATCGGACTGCCTTGGCCAATTTTCAGGATTAACCTGCACGAACTTAATAACCCGGCATCCCTAACCGTATTGTTTACACACTACGGCGGCGTCGATCAGTACCTTAAAATAGTTAGTTAGCCATACCGGGCGTAAGAGGTCGGAAACAATCTCTCATGTACAGCCCAACCACGACGAGACAGTACCCGACTATAAATTCTTAAAAGACAAAATTTTAGGAATTATCTCGTTGAATTCCTGAGACTGATGAACTTTCACATGCGTAATCATTCAAAGCGTCAGTGATCTCACTGGGACATACGCCCCACTGAGACCATACCCAGAAGCGTGGGTTTGCTGCCGCAACCTGGTCTGACGTGCAGAGAAGTGAATAGCAACTGCCGTTATCCAAACGGAATATTCACACCTCTGTATGCAACAGAATGGATTCTGAGGTCGTTTTTTTCAGCAATTAATAAAGACGTCTATAAATGGGTATAGAACAGCCCGTGGATCAATTAGAGACACCTCTTATGGTTTCTCCAAAAAGCGAGTTGTTCTGAAAATACCAACCGGTATAAGGATATAAATATGAACAGGTATGCAGCAGAGTTTGTGGGAACGTTTTGGCTGGTTCTGGGCGGCTGTGGCAGTGCCGTTCTGGCAGCTGCATTTCCGGAGTTGGGCATCGGCTTGCTGGGTGTTTCCCTGGCGTTTGGCCTCACGGTACTGACAATGGCCTTCGCCATTGGTCATATCTCCGGTTGCCACCTGAACCCGGCAGTTTCCATCGGCCTATGGGCGGGTGGTCGCTTCCCTGCCAAAGATTTGGTGCCTTACATCATTTCACAAGTACTCGGCGGTATTGCTGCTGGTGGCGTTCTGTACCTGATTGCCACCGGTAAGGCGGGTTTCGACGTTTCCGCAGGCTTTGCCTCTAACGGTTATGGCGAACACTCCCCAGGCGGCTACTCGCTGCAATCAGCCCTGATCACCGAAGTGGTGATGACCGCTGCGTTCCTGATCATCATCCTGGGTGCTACCGATAAGCGCGCCCCGGCAGGTTTCGCGCCAATCGCTATCGGCCTGGCGTTGACCCTGATCCACTTGATCAGCATCCCGGTTACCAACACCTCGGTTAACCCGGCGCGCAGTACTGGTGTAGCGGTGTTCGTAGGCGGGTGGGCAACTGCACAACTGTGGCTGTTCTGGATTGCCCCGATTGTCGGCGGCATCATCGGTGCGGTTATTTATCGTGTAATTGGCAAGTCCGAAAACGCTTAACGCACGTTCCTAACACCCTGCTTAGGCAGGGTGTTAGGTTGGCCAATACGCTGTGATCCCCTTGCAGCACTTTTCTTGTTGGTCATCTGAATCAAAGCCATGCCTAAAACCCGCCACTGTTTACTCGCCCTCCTTGCCGTGTTCTGCATCGGTTATCTGATCCCGGAGCGGGTGAAGATTCCTGTTCAGGGCGCCACCCAGGCGGACTGGAATCTCAAATCCTTTTGGTTTGAGCCTTGGGGTGCATCAGGTGTGCACAAGGGCATCGACATCTTCGGCAAGCTCGATACACCAGTACTGAGTACAACTGACGGTCTGGTGCTCTATAGCGGCGAGTTGTCCATGGGCGGTAAGGTCGTACTTGTCCTCGGGCCAAAATGGCGCCTGCACTACTACGCCCACCTGAACAGCATCAGCACATCTGCGTTCAGCCTTGTCAGTTCTGGTGAGCAAATCGCCACGTTGGGGGACAGTGGCAATGCCAAAGGCAAAGCCCCCCACCTGCACTACTCCATTGTCAGGCTAATACCTGCCCCGCTTTCCGCGGATGGCTCGACTCAGGGCTATAAAAAAGCCTTTTACCTTGATCCCAGCGCCTACCTGATTAACGCCAACGCTCGCTGACAACGCCTTATAACGGCCTGCGTCGGTCGAATACTGAAGCGCTGTCCTCCCTCCTCTGCAGTGCAGTTCACTGAAACTGAACACATACGCGTCGAGGCAGCACTGCAACTTGATGAAATCCAGCCGCTTGAGAAATAAACCCCGAAAGCCCTTTTTGTGTCATCCGAACTTGCTATGCTGAACTCGCGTCTCGGAATAACACATGACACGAGCGCGTCCAATTTCGAACCTGAAGGAGACCACCATGGCTGGTTGGTATGTACTGTCAAAAAATGCAAAAGGTCAGTATCGCTTCGTTTTGAAAGCAGGCAACGGCGAACCTATCCTGCAAAGTGAGCAATATGAAAGCCGCACAGCAGCCGAAAACGGTATTGCCTCCGTCCAGAAAAACGCGCCCCTCGAAGAGCGTTACGACCGTAAAGACGCCAAAGACGGCAGCTTCTACTTCAACCTCAAAGCCGGCAATCACCAGATCATCGGCACCAGCGAAATGTATAAAACCGCAGCCAGCCGTGACAAAGGGATTGAGTCCGTAAAGACCAACGGCCCATCCGAAACCATCAAAGAAGAGTAAACCCGGCGCTGCGCCGATCTCAAGATTGGCGCACACCTCTCCCGCCGGATCAGCCTTGTGATCAATACCCAGCCTAGGTAACGTGCACACCTTCTACACAGGAGTGACACGATGCGATTCAGCCGCCCCCTTTGCTATGCCCTGCTCCCTTTACTGGCCAGCTGTCAGGTGTATACCGGCAAGCCCGAGTCCCCGGAGCTAAAGACCTCCCGCATGCAGGGCGAAATTTCTCAGAATGCAGATGAGTTGCTATTTCGCCCCTGCGAAGAACAGCGCAAATTCCTGATCGAAGCAGCAGCTGAAAGCGACCTGCGCGCGGACATCGACAGCCTGTTAAATGATGGCCACAGCGTCTTGTTCGCCGACCTGAGTGCTCAGTTGCACAGTGCGAGCAAAGCGGGTACAGACGGCGTTCTAGTGCCCAGCCAAACCTACCGGCTCCAAGGTGAAGGCCAGGGCTGCAAAGACATCAACTTCAAACGTACCATCCTGCACGCCAG
The Pseudomonas mendocina DNA segment above includes these coding regions:
- a CDS encoding pentapeptide repeat-containing protein — protein: MKYNALFLSLAVMMSGSEAFASDTAEDDVKVINGCRIEVASQCPKADLRNQDLSNLDMRRMNLEGADLRGANLSHSKLDLANLETAKLNGANLTRATLQQTLLRQADFTDANMQAINGWAMYAQAAKFNNADLRGASLDFARISASKLQNANLEAASLEMTFMNKVDLKDANLKNANMQEVKLAGANLAGADLTGSLLRFSNFQGANMDGCTACPTGWD
- a CDS encoding ATP-binding cassette domain-containing protein, translated to MIFEVALRKTLISPERCFDLQVEFATAAARVVIFGPSGAGKSLLLKTIAGLMQADEGHIRVAGETVFDRVGGVNLAPQSRHMGYVFQDYALFPHLNVRQNIAFGLARGWFNPAARGAHVQVDHWLERMQLTGLAHELPARLSGGQRQRVALARALVSMPRVLLLDEPFAALDVGLREHLRNELDQLQRSLRIPLLLISHDDRDAEVFGDEVLHMREGVLRS
- the modB gene encoding molybdate ABC transporter permease subunit — encoded protein: MSVVWSPFLLSLQVAGCATLLATLVGVAVGYLLARGRFPGRDLLDTLLTLPMVLPPTVLGYYLLVLLGQQGWLGSWLNEVFGIRLIFSWQGAVIAASIVAFPLVFKPARTAFEGVDRQLEQAGRVLGVSELGIFFRITLPLAWRGILAGILLAFARALGEFGATLMVAGSIPGKTQTLSLAIYEAVQAGQDDLANTLVLFTSLICVVALLLASRLSRKPLELPR
- the modA gene encoding molybdate ABC transporter substrate-binding protein; translated protein: MLLFRSLLLMLLCSSAQAGELMVSAAASLNQAFSEIASAYQQTHPHTQVLLNFAASGVLLQQVAKGAPVDVLAVADQQTMDSAEQQGLISPGSRVDFAGNALVLIVPQGVTDNPSTLKDLLAGGVKRIAIGNPDAVPAGRYAQTALESAGLWQGIQPLLINTQNVRQALAYAAQGEVDAAFVYSSDVKEAAGKVSVAFAVPLAAPPLYPMATVRSSQQQDEAARFQAFVGSEQGQAILQKHGFIRMAEVR
- a CDS encoding Crp/Fnr family transcriptional regulator; the protein is MLTDAALQQRLRQHHLFEHLPEALFQHVCQRALYRHIETAAVLFHQAAAAERFYLLLSGQIALTRVLQEGQEKLVEVITPGECFAEALMFNGSPNYPVTATAYKSSELISIDAQHFRSLLEGQPNVCLALLGSLSIRLHQRLNEIDTLTQASASRRVVRFLCQEAQAHNDHIQLKVSKRLIASQLGIQPETFSRILHRLVEAGLIQMERRLIRVPDRTALANFQD
- the aqpZ gene encoding aquaporin Z — translated: MNRYAAEFVGTFWLVLGGCGSAVLAAAFPELGIGLLGVSLAFGLTVLTMAFAIGHISGCHLNPAVSIGLWAGGRFPAKDLVPYIISQVLGGIAAGGVLYLIATGKAGFDVSAGFASNGYGEHSPGGYSLQSALITEVVMTAAFLIIILGATDKRAPAGFAPIAIGLALTLIHLISIPVTNTSVNPARSTGVAVFVGGWATAQLWLFWIAPIVGGIIGAVIYRVIGKSENA
- a CDS encoding M23 family metallopeptidase, which encodes MPKTRHCLLALLAVFCIGYLIPERVKIPVQGATQADWNLKSFWFEPWGASGVHKGIDIFGKLDTPVLSTTDGLVLYSGELSMGGKVVLVLGPKWRLHYYAHLNSISTSAFSLVSSGEQIATLGDSGNAKGKAPHLHYSIVRLIPAPLSADGSTQGYKKAFYLDPSAYLINANAR
- a CDS encoding YegP family protein encodes the protein MAGWYVLSKNAKGQYRFVLKAGNGEPILQSEQYESRTAAENGIASVQKNAPLEERYDRKDAKDGSFYFNLKAGNHQIIGTSEMYKTAASRDKGIESVKTNGPSETIKEE